A genomic window from Lineus longissimus chromosome 17, tnLinLong1.2, whole genome shotgun sequence includes:
- the LOC135501793 gene encoding centrosome-associated protein 350-like isoform X5: MHLNDDHNRSITPPKHVNFIEKPEFHEIESRTRSYLDQNSNMSGKRYGHGSGFDKTYETEPYGAYAADDSIADTPVGAAREPEINFLNDNLHLNTNRDFDLGLEPGSRGLDRDDFPKLGSYNAASLLRGSERRTKTPSPYMLEGGAFDHYGCAYTGSMDDMDIVAPGRRIKKGIKDLGKDSDGLARIKELIDEQRRNMSSPQAELESHKEEEEEAELLAKVRHQESDAVMLNSYDAWEQPAGQPLSRKIAAGPPAPSYKGFNEVETKIRTPEGRVVKVPSHRRKTKKVDRAKEKPKTKATEKEPPLPQIAQAMSPLDDTPIKENQPKKSARVLATKKPSKFERKDIITTKSWREGQKLIRRELGPLPKPSVGKKKDNKSMDDSQEFEEPVAKPWDRDDNDDDNDKHGADEIPKQPEPRPILSEPGPILSEEAKDVLHDLGLGSDSEHSDDPHDHDGADKSRRKHTMKRKAPTSEVPSKKEPIAKVRHYDSDEVRRYIQKQQNERKKRQEEEKRAQKEAEENRQKQLQDLYKRARSKTTKTKPRNRPGNETRLDETFSKGPAPELSKRHPFHEDRPSMGVSGSDKENFDSKKVEAGQLWNKDEEDDSDTLTEESDGELTPRASAGKEGLKPAIPESEPMQLEDLMDRFTSSQAAAAAPEQPAADAAKPRDTQQNTQEIPSNDLPTSAPAVTTSAPTSTVNQRPLTAFDSTTALPASYSTRPYSALYPEIGQNRTRADRLQALHNTAASLQNRLDSETHRLTADANILPRRSPLDPTFGPSRDAWGYSQPDDSVPFVSRHDKIAGTHDDYSVFNRDLPGVGNLANRAQVIEGDRERNDAATAIQAAYRGHTVRQSMDWKMPSGSPMRSSLRKDVHLEPRALTSSMDRYNDSDVTESLDESDSDYINRRIGAALFSKDYCASNTEIKRSPVEFTQVPSHRHLRSSKPRYMWEEKRADPFSIYNIHTRRLQQQNEQGNPRSSPQEFYTRETVAPRLTAPENYKYSSLPGQEQPSSSTLTSISPHGIDGDTPRNPDVPNLPLDKKDDGSLSQPRTQSFQQRSHSAAYEDDFTGDESTLSISENTISGTSPVSQTKEKTKSLTKSTHSKKPDSLDSELSSLVDDHAKPIPAPRRSEQPRPERDTQFRPINREMPREYHMQRDNIRPIQQGRLSPGSLERKLAAELNLLEGMEESVRQLTDVERTRAVSLAQQETVTLAQILKGRQQTHDQEMAALQQKARQESLEATQQLNQARQNTVSAEDRANRTVTQVRQEATTTLQDSTAKLLETQAAAAMTTAEAARQLAEAKNVILNHPAAVPTEQTLKMATDVASAAATAAVQATLAKHEKPPLPRSTKRAPSKDVSEVISSAASSDLSRSLAAPYSTESFESESTDSKSTLGRRRPRTPEPASDSVHTALDDSGERTPKADDSTIKTDPGADADKTESISEDLASEKDYSFSFDETMTEDEIEEHSFRAVLPSEGHRRRAKKDCKGDVKVKEADPISVSSDDVTLTNTNLNIDNVTGPFTHEESFKKFTAAMVRQYMKEEEIRSQHQAALLKLREKALKEKTKAELDWLEQQKKHHREKGADDIYPQIKKKQRGLMLKLQQEQAEIKRLREASRVASKERQLMLYQQQEIQRLRQSAAQVRDKLKKDNGPVDDFSLSVSEVNTEDEISIGFDDHSEMRSPSPKSKDYKSDSEVNSQQERSRSRSPDAKVMRNIKKMKADPKYLTAREKKLAQRRRQAEELLKWKKRLDKEEKAVYNLEVEAINVWDKTGKAKGKTPEKEAKKETKDVAKAPESAASETLISASDASKSMSFTGKPLPAKKSKPAERTESESSIVEDISGHWQASASLVPEVLSVQSKSVKFEEKPIQSGSESSVFEDVHTASQSSSIGEDLPTVTKSSKPRTQDSGDDTLITSNHSVREEYSNDTFVSGDTTTVPGAKPPLKSPVQARVSRSLFPSDKSLTPRSPRSPKSAFHPKKKGSESESEDSFSYTQSETASISDASDIEGRIRALNEDLKRRKSEADRLKKEQKKRHKDRLKAQEASLKKQIEAYDNFISQVKTDLQKELELEPTKVAVKPQIKHPNADQKRKRTTPVTTKSMPPEGFQRSDSESSSNRSSIDESRGGISESYTPFSPSLSITAPDDSLRKSSPSPRRPGALPPIGRKPKSDSDNERTPSRSSALNGDSQRTPPTLREVKDRSEISTKRDVSQSELVDEIPEDVSLSQKSEKSDGSEFRPLKLDDLASTKSEISEHVPSRRADTESSYSATAEKSDKGESSVSEMLPTKTDKTANAVTDASEGRKEKTGSVMESEKKDEESIISEAIPTAVDDSLPPSTYKSELKLDLKLDTKPVVEFRAPDSARTIGDVVTDIPDEFSQHSIGADLKLKEDEDKTDQILTARSHRSESDLWDYVETHPEDEPPKGQSQTSQKNEKIENDISSVQSDKSSKSYVSTNSYHTRTYSDDFSDDFSDVSADRRSETSVRDSRKEAALSDDDISEHLSYRSEFSERSASEPKALDLSDGSLKLNLKDVEGDDDRTPIQSPAPRSITSPFESLVTSTPTPEEDPLAHINIGDSVIVAGIERGTLKFKGLTMFAPGHWAGVELEIAEGTNDGSKDGVRYFDCKPKHGLFAPPDKVTYEPEVQKEQEDAPSDTSDHTLTEEPIDIPSVSEKSEKITEEGKPLFSPRSVLDDSTTDISISSDLERAITSAQAAVEGFGDGQKVPEKVVETEGRKPKKDMNKIVDSITDNLTEMVVKDSVLVMGDIVAKSPSKMLDEKPGEEPKVAAPAAEKKSHEVTPAENKEEVPENNVNNAADTATRNMLNDAISHMLTVRQNQISRSSESSQDDDGTDSGIPFDEYKDDRKSTPANSQTSIDTPESAFDNKLTPEDKITPEKKDLLIPKEDALIPPVRPVSPVFGEPAAKSVNQLNHDEVNARLEALNRMDRELMDGHLLGLGDQEWFDDDYGLSAQAQIPDHPPPPYPGSPPQHPQGVRHDISKLELQRLTEEVFYAVPHKDAEVKGIISEVVDVFWERRRYGEPLDDVEPPMEFLTKDDKGQDIETNSRRVYKKLIFDLVAEHIREMYKDEEEVEPPPWAKSKRLTNKLYRGVSPPTTSESLKDLLSDRMMIMLGLKENQKESKVTRWSGRKKKDHVDEILVQELREEEPQWVNYDDDELAVKMQLTDAIFDLLLNETVTVFSQIQTKLDARVE, encoded by the exons ATGCACCTTAATGACGATCATAACAGATCCATTACACCACCAAAACATGTCAACTTCATCGAGAAGCCAGAATTTCATGAAATCGAATCGAGGACACGATCGTATTTagatcaaaattcaaatatgtCCGGAAAACGATACGGGCATGGCTCCGGGTTTGATAAGACTTACGAAACGGAGCCTTATGGTGCTTACGCTGCTGATGACTCCATCGCCGACACCCCAGTGGGCGCAGCGCGTGAACCTGAGATTAACTTTCTCAACGATAATTTGCATTTAAATACAAATCGAGATTTTGATTTAGGATTAGAGCCTGGGTCAAGGGGGCTCGATCGTGATGACTTTCCAAAGCTCGGGTCATACAATGCTGCCAGTTTGTTGCGCGGCTCAGAGCGCAGGACTAAGACACCGTCTCCGTATATGCTCGAGGGCGGTGCATTTGATCATTATGGATGTGCGTACACGGGGAGTATGGATGACATGGATATCGTCGCTCCGGGGCGGAGGATAAAGAAGGGCATTAAGGATTTAGGCAAGGACTCAG ATGGGCTGGCTCGGATCAAAGAACTCATAGACGAACAGCGAAGGAATATGTCATCACCTCAAG CAGAGCTAGAGAGTCacaaggaggaggaggaggaggccGAGTTGTTGGCCAAGGTGCGTCACCAGGAGTCTGACGCCGTGATGCTGAATTCGTATGATGCCTGGGAGCAGCCAGCGGGGCAGCCACTGTCGAGGAAAATCGCAGCGGGGCCTCCAGCGCCGTCCTACAAAG GGTTCAATGAAGTTGAGACGAAGATTCGCACACCTGAGGGACGCGTTGTGAAGGTGCCATCACATCGCCGAAAGACAAAGAAAGTTGACCGAGCCAAAGAGAAGCCCAAAACAAAAG CTACTGAAAAGGAGCCCCCTTTGCCCCAAATAGCCCAAGCCATGTCCCCCCTCGATGACACCCCCATCAAGGAAAATCAACCCAAAAAATCTGCCCGGGTGCTAGCTACAAAGAAACCGTCAAAATTCGAACGAAAAGATATCATCACTACAAAGTCATGGCGTGAGGGGCAAAAACTAATTCGCCGGGAACTTGGACCACTGCCAAAACCCTCTGTTGGGAAGAAGAAGGATAATAAGTCAATGG aTGATTCACAAGAGTTTGAAGAGCCAGTAGCGAAACCGTGGGATcgcgatgataatgatgatgataatgacaaaCATGGTGCTGATGAAATACCCAAACAACCCGAGCCCAGGCCGATACTTTCAGAGCCAGGGCCGATACTTTCAGAGGAGGCGAAGGATGTACTGCATGACCTTGGTCTAG GTTCTGATTCTGAACATTCTGACGACCCTCATGACCATGATGGTGCTGATAAGTCAAGGAGGAAACACACAATGAAGAGGAAGGCACCAACATCAGAAG TGCCATCTAAGAAAGAACCAATTGCAAAAGTACGCCACTACGACTCAGACGAGGTGCGACGCTACATCCAGAAACAACAAAACGAGCGTAAGAAACGACAAGAGGAAGAAAAGCGAGCCCAGAAAGAGGCTGAGGAAAATCGTCAGAAGCAACTGCAGGATTTGTACAAGCGAGCCCGATCAAAAACAACTAAAACGAAACCAAGAAACCGTCCTGGGAATGAGACACGACTTGATGAGACCTTCTCTAAGGGTCCAGCCCCTGAGCTTTCAAAACGCCATCCATTTCATGAAGATCGTCCGTCCATG GGGGTAAGTGGTTCAGATAAAGAGAACTTCGACTCAAAGAAGGTTGAAGCTggtcagctgtggaacaaagatgaagaagatgacagTGACACACTGACGGAGGAGAGTGATGGCGAGTTGACTCCCCGTGCTTCAGCTGG GAAAGAAGGTCTTAAACCAGCTATTCCTGAATCTGAGCCTATGCAGCTTGAAGACCTCATGGATCGGTTCACCTCGTCCcaagctgctgctgctgccccTGAACAACCTGCTGCTGATGCTGCTAAACCTCGTGATACTCAACAAAATACTCAAG AAATCCCATCAAACGACCTACCAACGTCTGCACCTGCCGTGACAACGAGCGCCCCCACCAGTACAGTCAACCAGAGACCCTTGACTGCTTTTGATTCTACTACTGCCCTGCCTGCCAGCTATTCTACAAGACCTTACTCCGCCCTGTATCCAG AAATTGGTCAGAACCGAACGAGAGCAGACCGCCTCCAAGCCCTGCATAACACTGCAGCCTCACTTCAGAATCGTCTAGATTCCGAGACCCACCGTCTCACAGCTGATGCAAACATCCTTCCACGTCGAA GCCCTTTAGATCCGACGTTTGGTCCGTCCAGAGACGCTTGGGGTTATTCCCAGCCAGACGATAGTGTGCCATTTGTGAGCCGCCATGACAAGATAGCTGGGACTCATGATGACTACTCAGTGTTCAATAGAGATTTACCTG GTGTTGGAAACTTGGCCAATAGAGCGCAGGTGATTGAGGGCGACCGTGAGCGTAACGATGCGGCCACCGCCATCCAGGCTGCTTATCGTGGCCACACTGTCAGACAGAGTATGGACTGGAAGATGCCATCGGGGAGCCCAATGAGGTCCAGTCTCCGCAAGGATGTGCACTTGGAGCCAAGG GCCTTGACGTCAAGTATGGATCGCTACAATGACAGTGATGTGACCGAATCTTTGGATGAGTCAGATTCTGACTACATTAACCGACGG ATCGGTGCTGCCCTCTTCAGTAAAGACTACTGTGCATCAAACACGGAAATCAAACGATCTCCGGTCGAGTTTACCCAGGTGCCGTCCCACCGCCATCTGAGGTCAAGTAAACCACGCTACATGTGGGAGGAGAAGAGGGCGGATCCTTTTAGTATTTATAACATACATACGAGGAGACTGCAGCAGCAGAACGAACAAG GAAATCCACGTAGTTCACCACAGGAGTTCTATACAAGAGAGACTGTGGCCCCACGACTAACCGCTCCTGAGAATTACAAGTACAGCAGTTTGCCAGGCCAAGAACAACCCTCCAGTTCCACCTTGACCTCAATCAGTCCACATGGCATCGATGGTGATACCCCTCGAAACCCAGACGTACCAAATCTACCTCTGGACAAAAAGGATGATGGTTCTTTGTCCCAACCCCGTACCCAGAGCTTTCAGCAGAGGTCTCATTCAGCTGCGTATGAGGATGATTTCACCGGTGACGAGAGCACGTTATCCATATCCGAGAACACGATATCAGGAACATCACCAGT CAGCCAGACAAAGGAGAAGACGAAATCACTGACGAAATCAACTCACtcaaagaaaccagattcactCGATTCGGAGCTTTCAAGTCTTGTTGATGATCATGCAAAACCCATACCTGCTCCAAGAAGGTCTGAGCAACCCAGACCAGAAAGAGACACCCAGTTTCGTCCGATAAATCGGGAAATGCCTCGGGAATATCATATGCAGCGTGATAACATTCGACCTATCCAGCAAGGCCGTCTCTCGCCGGGATCTTTGGAACGAAAGCTTGCAGCGGAGTTGAATCTGTTGGAGGGGATGGAGGAATCAGTGCGGCAGCTGACAGATGTCGAGAGGACGAGAGCTGTGTCATTGGCACaacaagagacagtcacattGGCTCAGATTCTAAAG GGCAGGCAACAGACACATGATCAAGAAATGGCAGCACTGCAGCAAAAGGCCCGCCAAGAATCCCTGGAGGCGACCCAACAGCTGAACCAGGCACGGCAAAACACTGTCAGTGCTGAGGATCGAGCAAATAGGACCGTCACGCAAGTACGACAAGAGGCGACAACGACATTGCAAGATTCTACGGCCAAGTTGCTTGAAACTCAGGCGGCCGCAGCCATGACTACAGCTGAGGCTGCCAGACAACTTGCTGAG GCCAAGAATGTAATTCTTAACCACCCAGCTGCTGTACCAACTGAGCAGACTCTAAAAATGGCCACAGATGTCGCTAGTGCTGCTGCAACCGCTGCTGTGCAAGCCACGCTAGCAAAACATGAAAAGCCACCTCTTCCTCGCTCCACAAAGCGTGCTCCATCTAAGGACGTTTCGGAGGTCATTTCGAGTGCTGCATCTTCAGACTTGAGCCGTTCGCTTGCTGCGCCTTACAGCACTGAGAGCTTTGAGAGCGAATCAACTGATTCCAAGTCGACACTTGGGAGGAGGCGCCCTAGGACACCAGA GCCTGCATCAGATAGTGTTCACACTGCCCTTGATGACTCTGGTGAGAGGACCCCCAAGGCAGACGACAGCACAATCAAAACAGACCCAGGAGCAGACGCTGACAAGACTGAGAGCATCAGTGAAGACTTGGCTAGCGAAAAAG ACTACTCCTTCAGTTTCGACGAGACGATGACAGAAGATGAGATTGAAGAGCATTCATTtcgtgcagtgctgccatctgaaggTCATCGTCGACGCGCCAAGAAAGACTGCAAGGGTGATGTTAAAGTGAAGGAGGCTGACCCCATATCGGTGTCATCTGATGATGTCACTT tgaCCAACACAAACTTGAACATCGACAATGTCACCGGCCCTTTCACCCATGAAGAATCCTTCAAGAAATTCACCGCTGCGATGGTACGACagtacatgaaagaggaagagATCCGCTCACAACATCAGGCGGCACTCCTGAAACTCCGTGAGAAGGCGCTGAAGGAAAAGACCAAGGCGGAGCTTGATTGGTTGGAACAGCAGAAGAAACACCACCGGGAGAAGGGAGCAGACGACATCTACCCTCAGATTAAGAAGAAGCAACGTGGCCTCATGTTGAAGCTGCAACAAGAACAA GCAGAGATCAAACGTTTGAGAGAAGCGAGTCGAGTGGCAAGTAAAGAGCGCCAGTTGATGTTATACCAGCAACAGGAGATTCAGCGCCTACGCCAATCAGCTGCACAGGTCCGTGATAAGCTGAAGAAGGATAATGGGCCCGTTGACGACTTTAGTTTGAGCGTCAGTGAGGTGAACACCGAGGATGAGATAAGCATTGGT tttgaTGACCACAGTGAGATGAGGAGTCCAAGTCCTAAATCCAAGGATTATAAATCAGACTCCGAGGTGAATAGCCAACAGGAGAGGTCACGGTCAAGGTCACCGGATGCCAAGGTCATGCGTAACATCAAGAAAATGAAGGCAGATCCAAA GTACCTGACAGCTCGTGAGAAGAAGTTGGCCCAGAGGCGACGCCAGGCCGAGGAATTACTGAAATGGAAGAAGCGCTTGGATAAGGAGGAGAAGGCTGTGTACAATCTTGAGGTGGAGGCCATCAATGTCTGGGATAAGACGGGCAAGGCCAAGGGCAAGACACCAGAGAAGGAGGCCAAGAAAGAAACAAAAG ATGTTGCAAAAGCTCCAGAGTCTGCAGCCTCCGAAACTCTCATCTCCGCTTCTGACGCCTCAAAATCGATGTCATTCACCGGTAAACCACTCCCGGCCAAAAAATCAAAACCTGCTGAGCGAACGGAGAGCGAGAGTTCGATTGTTGAAGATATCTCCGGCCATTGGCAGGCAAGTGCGAGCTTGGTTCCTGAGGTTTTGAGCGTCCAATCAAAATCAGTGAAGTTTGAGGAGAAGCCCATCCAAAGTGGTAGCGAGAGTTCTGTCTTCGAGGATGTGCACACCGCTTCTCAGTCGAGCAGTATTGGTGAAGATTTGCCAACGGTGACAAAGTCTTCAAAACCAAG aACGCAAGACTCTGGTGATGACACACTCATCACAAGTAACCATTCTGTACGTGAAGAATACTCCAATGATACGTTTGTGTCCGGCGATACCACGACAGTTCCTGGCGCAAAGCCGCCGCTCAAGTCACCAGTCCAGGCTCGGGTGTCACGCAGCCTCTTCCCCTCCGATAAGAGCCTCACTCCCAGGAGCCCACGATCGCCGAAGAGCGCTTTCCATCCCAAGAAGAAGGGGTCAGAAAGCGAATCTGAGGACTCCTTCTCTTATACGCAGTCAG AAACGGCCTCCATTTCTGATGCAAGTGACATAGAAGGCCGGATCAGGGCATTGAATGAAGATCTGAAGCGGCGGAAGTCAGAGGCTGACCGGCTTAAGAAGGAACAGAAGAAGCGCCACAAGGATCGTCTCAAGGCACAGGAGGCATCGCTCAAGAAGCAGATTGAG GCCTATGATAACTTCATCAGCCAGGTCAAGACCGACCTTCAGAAAGAACTCGAATTGGAACCCACCAAGGTCGCCGTCAAACCTCAGATCAAACACCCCAACGCTGACCAAAAACGCAAACGAACTACCCCAGTGACGACCAAGTCCATGCCGCCAGAGGGATTCCAGCGTAGCGACTCGGAAAGCAGCTCTAATCGATCCAGCATTGATGAGAGCCGAGGAGGAATCAGTGAAAGCTATACTCCCTTTAGTCCATCGCTGTCTATCACTGCACCTGATG ATTCACTTCGTAAGTCATCCCCATCGCCAAGACGTCCTGGGGCACTTCCACCCATCGGCCGCAAACCAAAGTCTGATTCTGACAATGAGCGTACACCATCAAGGAGCAGCGCTTTGAACGGGGACTCACAACGTACCCCGCCAACATTACGTGAGGTCAAGGACAGATCGGAGATATCAACAAAAAGGGATGTCAGTCAATCGGAGCTTGTTGATGAAATACCGGAAGATGTCAGCCTCAGTCAGAAATCTGAAAAATCTGATGGATCTGAGTTCAGGCCATTAAAATTAGACGATCTTGCTTCGACAAAATCGGAAATATCAGAACATGTGCCATCACGAAGAGCAGATACCGAGTCGTCGTATTCTGCGACGGCGGAAAAATCTGATAAGGGGGAGTCCAGCGTGTCAGAAATGCTTCCCACGAAAACGGATAAAACGGCTAATGCAGTTACAGATGCTTCAGAGGGCCGGAAAGAAAAAACTGGAAGTGTGATGGAGAGTGAGAAGAAAGATGAGGAGTCCATCATATCTGAGGCGATACCCACTGCGGTTGATGACTCCTTGCCTCCATCCACTTATAAGAGTGAACTGAAATTAGATCTGAAACTAGACACTAAACCGGTTGTGGAGTTCCGGGCTCCGGATAGTGCGAGAACGATCGGCGATGTCGTTACAGATATTCCAGATGAATTTTCACAACATTCCATTGGTGCCGATCTGAAACTGAAAGAAGACGAAGATAAAACTGATCAAATTCTTACAGCACGGTCGCACAGGTCGGAATCAGATCTGTGGGACTACGTAGAAACTCACCCCGAAGATGAGCCTCCAAAGGGCCAATCACAAACAAGTCAAAAGAACGAAAAAATAGAGAACGATATCTCATCGGTGCAGAGCGATAAGTCTTCCAAAAGCTATGTGTCAACAAACTCATATCACACTCGCACTTATAGTGACGATTTTTCCGATGATTTTTCTGATGTGTCTGCTGACCGCCGGTCAGAAACATCGGTCAGGGATAGCCGGAAGGAGGCTGCGCTGTCTGATGATGACATCAGCGAACATTTGTCCTATCGGAGCGAGTTCAGTGAGCGATCGGCTTCAGAGCCAAAAGCATTAGATTTGTCCGACGGCTCACTTAAACTGAACCTTAAGGATGTTGAAGGTGATGATGACAGGACCCCCATTCAGTCTCCTGCACCAAGAAGTATTACATCTCCATTTGAGTCTCTTGTGACAAGCACTCCAACACCGGAAGAGGACCCCTTAGCACATATCAACATCGGCGACTCAGTCATCGTTGCTGGCATCGAACGTGGCACGTTGAAATTCAAGGGTCTGACAATGTTTGCTCCGGGGCACTGGGCTGGGGTTGAACTAGAAATAGCAGAAGGCACCAATGACGGCAGCAAGGATGGCGTACGCTACTTTGACTGTAAACCAAAACACGGATTATTTGCACCACCTGACAAAGTAACTTATGAACCCGAGGTTCAGAAGGAGCAAGAAGACGCCCCAAGTGATACATCAGATCACACCTTGACTGAAGAacccattgacattccatctgTATCAGAAAAATCGGAAAAAATTACCGAGGAAGGAAAACCGTTATTTTCGCCAAGATCAGTCCTAGATGACTCCACGACTGACATATCGATCTCTAGTGATTTGGAGCGTGCCATTACATCTGCCCAGGCTGCAGTTGAAGGATTTGGCGATGGGCAGAAGGTGCCAGAGAAAGTGGTTGAAACGGAAGGGAGGAAGCCAAAGAAAGATATGAATAAGATTGTTGACAGTATTACGGATAATTTGACGGAGATGGTGGTGAAGGATTCCGTGTTGGTTATGGGCGATATCGTGGCCAAGTCTCCAAGTAAAATGTTGGATGAGAAGCCGGGAGAGGAACCCAAGGTAGCTGCTCCTGCTGCTGAGAAGAAATCTCATGAGGTTACACCGGCTGAGAACAAAGAAG AAGTGCCCGAGAACAACGTCAACAATGCCGCAGACACCGCTACGAGAAATATGCTCAATGATGCTATCAGTCACATGCTCACAGTTCGACAGAATCAAATCTCGCGGTCGTCTGAATCATCCCAAGACGACGACGGAACTGATTCAGGTATTCCGTTCGATGAGTATAAAGATGACCGGAAATCCACCCCGGCAAATTCCCAGACGTCCATCGACACACCAGAATCAGCTTTCGACAATAAGTTGACCCCTGAGGATAAGATTACTCCAGAGAAGAAAGATCTGCTGATACCAAAGGAGGATGCTCTCATTCCCCCAGTTAGACCAGTGTCACCTGTGTTCGGAGAGCCAGCGGCCAAGTCTGTCAACCAACTCAATCAT GATGAAGTGAATGCACGCCTTGAAGCCCTGAATCGCATGGACAGAGAGCTAATGGACGGACACCTCCTTGGCTTGGGTGATCAAGAATGGTTCGATGATGACTACGGTCTGAGCGCCCAGGCTCAGATTCCTGACCACCCACCACCACCATACCCTGGCTCACCCCCACAACACCCACAAG GCGTGCGACATGACATCAGCAAACTTGAACTGCAGCGTTTGACGGAAGAAGTGTTCTACGCCGTTCCTCACAAAGATGCTGAAGTCAAGGGCATCATATCTGAAGTGGTGGATGTTTTCTGGGAGCGGCGTCGATACGGCGAGCCTCTGGATGACGTTGAACCACCAATGGAGTTCCTCACAAAAGACGACAAGGGACAGGATATTGAAACAAACAGTCGGCGAGTGTataagaaattgattttcgacCTTGTTGCCGAACATATCCGTGAAATGTACAAGGACGAGGAAGAGGTTGAGCCCCCACCGTGGGCAAAATCCAAACGTCTGACGAATAAACTATATCGGGGGGTCAGCCCACCAACGACGTCAGAAAGTTTGAAGGATCTATTGTCGGATCGTATGATGATCATGCTCGGTTTGAAAGAAAACCAGAAAGAATCAAAAGTGACTCGCTGGAGTGGACGGAAGAAGAAGGATCACGTCGACGAGATTTTAGTTCAGGAATTACGTGAGGAGGAACCGCAGTGGGTTAATTACGACGATGATGAACTCGCCGTGAAAATGCAGTTGACGGATGCGATTTTTGATTTGTTACTCAATGAAACTGTGACTGTGTTCAGCCAAATCCAGACAAAGTTAGACGCCAGGGTTGAGTGA